Proteins encoded within one genomic window of Oncorhynchus tshawytscha isolate Ot180627B linkage group LG02, Otsh_v2.0, whole genome shotgun sequence:
- the tarbp2 gene encoding RISC-loading complex subunit tarbp2 isoform X3, translating to MLPLLSQSLGNTPVYDLLKAEGQAHQPNFTFRVSVGEISCTGQGPSKKAAKHKAAEAALKMMKGGLGGPVVLGEGLGEGFIGAEEPLDGDSSPSEMKTSGSGTSQQSECNPVGALQELVVQKGWRLPEYTVTQESGPAHRKEFTMTCRVERFVEIGSGTSKKLAKRNAAAKMLSRIHDVPVDLRSSHETEPEDDTFIMNMGGGRVEAGKCKGLGCTWDSLRNSAGEKMLQLRSHPLGMPSSDFCSLLHDLSEEQRFDVSYLDIEERSLSGLCQCLVELSTQPITVCHGFAPNQDGARASAAHNALQYLKIMAGGK from the exons ATGCTTCCTCTTCTGTCTCAGAGTCTGG GTAACACCCCAGTGTATGACCTGCTCAAGGCCGAGGGCCAGGCGCACCAACCCAACTTTACATTCCGCGTGTCCGTGGGAGAGATCAGCTGCACCGGCCAGGGGCCCAGCAAGAAGGCTGCCAAACACAAGGCAGCAGAGGCCGCCCTGAAGATGATGAAAGGAGGACTAGGGGGACCAGTGGTGCTGGGGGAAGGATTGGGAGAAGGGTTTATTGGGGCGGAAGAGCCTTTGGATGGGGACAG TTCTCCGTCAGAGATGAAGACTTCAGGAAGCGGCACGTCTCAGCAGTCAGAATGCAACCCTGTGGGAGCTCTGCAG GAGCTGGTGGTTCAGAAAGGCTGGCGTCTGCCAGAGTACACCGTGACCCAGGAGTCGGGGCCTGCCCACCGCAAGGAGTTCACCATGACATGCCGGGTGGAGAGATTTGTTGAAATTG GCAGTGGCACATCGAAGAAACTAGCCAAGCGGAATGCCGCAGCTAAGATGTTGTCCAGGATCCACGATGTTCCTGTAGACCTGAGGAGCAGCCACGAGACTGAGCCTGAGGACGACACTTTTATCATG AACATGGGTGGGGGCAGGGTGGAGGCAGGGAAGTGTAAAGGTCTGGGCTGTACCTGGGACTCTCTGAGGAACTCTGCTGGGGAGAAGATGCTGCAGCTAAGGAGCCACCCTCTGGGCATGCCCAGCTCTGACTTCTGCTCTCTGCTACACGACCTCTCAGAGGAGCAGCGCTTTGACGTCAGCTACCTCGACATAG AGGAGCGCAGTCTGAGCGGTCTGTGCCAGTGTCTGGTAGAGCTATCCACTCAGCCAATCACGGTGTGCCACGGCTTCGCACCCAATCAGGACGGTGCCCGCGCCAGCGCAGCCCACAATGCACTGCAATACCTCAAAATCATGGCTGGGGGGAAGTGA
- the tarbp2 gene encoding RISC-loading complex subunit tarbp2 isoform X1, with the protein MDSNKLLWVTLDLVQCSMGQCCHVIVPQLSPEILKHPDAPVFLQLSVKSSNTPVYDLLKAEGQAHQPNFTFRVSVGEISCTGQGPSKKAAKHKAAEAALKMMKGGLGGPVVLGEGLGEGFIGAEEPLDGDSSPSEMKTSGSGTSQQSECNPVGALQELVVQKGWRLPEYTVTQESGPAHRKEFTMTCRVERFVEIGSGTSKKLAKRNAAAKMLSRIHDVPVDLRSSHETEPEDDTFIMNMGGGRVEAGKCKGLGCTWDSLRNSAGEKMLQLRSHPLGMPSSDFCSLLHDLSEEQRFDVSYLDIEERSLSGLCQCLVELSTQPITVCHGFAPNQDGARASAAHNALQYLKIMAGGK; encoded by the exons ATGGACTCTAATAAATTACTCTGGGTGACTCTAGATTTGGTCCAATGCTCCATGGGTCAGTGCTGTCATGTCATTGTCCCCCAACTGTCACCAGAGATTCTAAAACACCCAGATGCTCCTGTGTTCCTCCAGCTCTCAGTAAAATCAA GTAACACCCCAGTGTATGACCTGCTCAAGGCCGAGGGCCAGGCGCACCAACCCAACTTTACATTCCGCGTGTCCGTGGGAGAGATCAGCTGCACCGGCCAGGGGCCCAGCAAGAAGGCTGCCAAACACAAGGCAGCAGAGGCCGCCCTGAAGATGATGAAAGGAGGACTAGGGGGACCAGTGGTGCTGGGGGAAGGATTGGGAGAAGGGTTTATTGGGGCGGAAGAGCCTTTGGATGGGGACAG TTCTCCGTCAGAGATGAAGACTTCAGGAAGCGGCACGTCTCAGCAGTCAGAATGCAACCCTGTGGGAGCTCTGCAG GAGCTGGTGGTTCAGAAAGGCTGGCGTCTGCCAGAGTACACCGTGACCCAGGAGTCGGGGCCTGCCCACCGCAAGGAGTTCACCATGACATGCCGGGTGGAGAGATTTGTTGAAATTG GCAGTGGCACATCGAAGAAACTAGCCAAGCGGAATGCCGCAGCTAAGATGTTGTCCAGGATCCACGATGTTCCTGTAGACCTGAGGAGCAGCCACGAGACTGAGCCTGAGGACGACACTTTTATCATG AACATGGGTGGGGGCAGGGTGGAGGCAGGGAAGTGTAAAGGTCTGGGCTGTACCTGGGACTCTCTGAGGAACTCTGCTGGGGAGAAGATGCTGCAGCTAAGGAGCCACCCTCTGGGCATGCCCAGCTCTGACTTCTGCTCTCTGCTACACGACCTCTCAGAGGAGCAGCGCTTTGACGTCAGCTACCTCGACATAG AGGAGCGCAGTCTGAGCGGTCTGTGCCAGTGTCTGGTAGAGCTATCCACTCAGCCAATCACGGTGTGCCACGGCTTCGCACCCAATCAGGACGGTGCCCGCGCCAGCGCAGCCCACAATGCACTGCAATACCTCAAAATCATGGCTGGGGGGAAGTGA